GTCGGTGCCGCTCATCTTGCCGGCGCGGACCTCTTCGCTGAACCGCCACACGTCGGTGCCCGAGCCGATGGCCTTGCCCTGCCAGCGCCCGGACAGCATCGGCCCGCCAGTGACCATGATCGTGGGGAGGTCGACACTCGCGGCACCCATGAGCTGCGCCGGAGTGGTCTTGTCGCAGCCCGCCAGCAGGACCACACCGTCGATCGGATTAGCCCGCAGGGTCTCTTCGACGTCCATGCTCATGAGGTTGCGGAACAGCATGGTCGACGGGCGCATGATGGTCTCGCCGAGCGACATGGTGGGGAACTCCAGCGGATAGCCGCCGGCCCGGTAGACGCCCCGTTTGACGTGTTCGGCGACACGGCGCAGGTGTGCGTTGCACGGTGTGAGGTCCGACCAGGAGTTGGCGATGCCGATCACCGGCCGGCCGTCGAACATCTCATGCGGGGTGCCCTGGTTCTTCAGCCAGGACCGGTGGATGAACCCGAGCTTTCCCTCTTGGCCGAACCAGCCCGTGCTGCGCAACTCGGTGTTCTTCGTGGTTCCCATGGGGCCTCCTTGTGGGTCGGTTCGGATCGCGGCGGCGGGTGACGTCTTGCGTCCTGCAAGGCGTGCGTCCCAGGCCACGGTCTGCAGGACGCAAGTCAGGGGGTGGCGTCGTCGTCGGGCGGCAGGTCGATCGCCGTCCACAGCGAGTGTTCGGTCTGGTCCAGGTGGTCGCGCATCGCCGCGGCGGCGCCCGTGGCGTCGCCGCTGATGACGAGGTCGTAGATCCGCGTGTGCTCATCGATGACCTGCACGAGCGGCCGGTTGCGGGCGACGTGCCCGCGGCGGCTCTGCATCCTGCTGGCTCGCATGGGATGGGCCATCGCCTCGATCAGGAACGTCATGATCTGGTTCCCGCTGGCGGCAGCCAGGGCCTCGTGGAAGCGGACGTCGGCGAGGTCGAACGCGTCTGGATCGCCGGTGTTGGCGCGCATGTCATCGAGCGCCTGGCTCATGGCGGACGCGGCGGTGCGGTTGACCCGGCCGGCGGCGAGCGCGGTGATCTGAACTTCGAGCGCGCGGCGGACTTCGAGCAGCTCGAGCATGGTGCGGGGACCCTGCCGGAGGCTGGCGGCGAAGAAATCCTGAACAGCCGCCGACGACAACCGGGCGACAATCGGGCGCTTTCCATGCCGCACTTCGATCAGGCCGCGGGCTTGCAGGGAGCGCACCGCCTCGCGGACGGTGAGCCGGCTGACGCTCAGGTCAGCGGAGAGTTCGGACTCGGACGGCAGCTCCGAGCCGGGCTCGAGTTCGCGGAAAACCAGCTCTTCGAGCCGGCTGACGACTCGCTCATGCGTGTTCAGTTCTGCCTCCGTCTCGACAGTGTGACCGCCAGCTTCGTCGTTCTGATCCAACTCATCAGATGAGTAGGTGGTAAGGAGCGTAAGTCAAAGTTGGCGTTTCGCCTAATACTCCGCAGAGTCGCTGAATCAGGTGGCGGCCAGATTACCAACTCATAACTAAACTCATCTGACACCTTGACCGCTGCCGCCGCTCGGAGCTACGTTGCAGCTGTCTGATATGACGAACAGCGTCTGATATTTCGGACGCCATACTTCGTCCACACGTTCACGGGAGATCTCGAAGGCGAGAGGGCAGGTCGAGGATGTTAACGTTAACAAGAGCTGGTCGGAGATTGGGGCTCAGTTCGGTCCTGATCCTCGGTCTGGCGTTCGCCACCGCGTGTGGTGGCGACGACGGCGGCAACCCCAGCGGCGATTCCGGCCAAGGCGGCGGTGAGGGCCAGGACATCGAGCTCGAGTTCTGGACGTTCGTCGACGCGCACACCGACTTCATGCAGGCCCGCGCGGACGAGTTCAACGCGCAGAACGACGAGTACAACATCGTCCTGGACGCATCCGTAGCCGACTTCGAGGAGATGCACGACCGGCTCCTCGTCGCGATGCAGACCGGCGCCGGCGCGCCGGATATCGTCGACATCGAAATCCAGCGCTTCGCGACGTTCCTGCGCGGCGAGGTGCCACTACACCCGCTCACCGACATCGTCGACAACCACCGGGACCAGCTGGTGGAGGAGCGCACCGCGCCGTACCGGGCCGACGGCGTCGAGTACGGCATCGACTATCACCTCGGCACCTGGGTGATGTACTACAACAACGAGATCCTCGAGGAAGCCGGCGTCGATGTCGACGACATCGTGAGCTGGGACGACTACATCGAGGCCGGTAAACAGGTGGTGGCGAACACCGACGCGTGGATGGCGCCGGTGGAGACGACGGACCGGTTCTCGGTGATCGGGCTGATGCTGCAGAACGGCGGCGGCACCTACGACGAGAACAACGAGCTGATTCTCGACAGCCAGGAGAACATCGACGCGTTGCAGCTGATCGCCGACATGGTCCATGAGCACGAGATCGCCACGGTGTCGGCCGGCGGTCAGGTTCATGACGAGGCCTTCTACCAGGCGATGAACGCCGGTGAGTATGCCTCGGTGTGGATGCCACAATGGTTCGTCACCCGCTTCTGGGACTTCATGCCCGAAACCGAGGGGCACATCCTCATCCGCCCGCTTCCCGAGTTCGAGCCCGGCGGATTCATCAGCACCATGGGTGGCGGCACCGGTACGGCGATCACCAAGCAGATCGACGACGACAAGCTTGACGCGGCCAAGCAGTTCCTCGAGTTCGCCAAGCTCAGCTACGACGCGCAAGTAGCGCTATGGACGGAGCTCGGCTTCGACCCGTTCCGCAACGACGTCTACGAGGACGAGGCGCTGCTCGAGGCTGATCCGTGGTTCGGCGGCGAGCAAGTAATGACGAACCTGGAGGGCATGTTCGACCGGCTGGCTCCCGAATACACGGGACCGAGGTATCCGGAGGCGATCCTGCAACTGCGCGACGTGGTCGCCTACGACGTCATCGAACAGGGTGCGGATCCGGGCGAAGCGCTCCGGAAGGCGGCAGAGGAAGTCCGCTCGATCGACGACTAAGAGGTCGCGCGACCTCTAAGAGCCTGTTCAGGAACAGGCTCAATGGGGAGCCTGCAAGTGGATCTCTCCCGGCCCGCGGACTCGGTCGGAAGGTGTTCGCCATCGTCCATCTCTCGCCAGCTGATGGTCACGCTTGCCGGCTCCCTGGTCCGCCGGGTCGCCGCTCGTCATTTCCATCCACGTCATGGAGAGGTTCCACTTGCCGGCTCTCGAAGTTGCCCGGATCGGCGCTTTTCCGAAGCGGGCCAGACCCTACGCCTACCGACCATTGCTGAGGTGCAGCTATGGAAACCAGCACGCTGAGCCGGGAAGAGCGGCGCAGCCGCAGCCGCCCGAAACGGCCGTTCCTTCATCGTCCACCAGTGGTGGCCGCGATCTTCTTACTGCCGTTCCTGGTGCTCTTCGGGATCTTCCGGGTCTGGGCCGTCGGTTACGCCGTCGTGCTGAGTTTTCAGGACATCGAGGGGGTGGGGGTCAGTGATTGGACCGGCTTCGACAACTATCGCCGCCTGCTATCCGACAGCACGTTCTTCCTCGCGTTGCGCAATACCGCGCTGTACACGCTGGGGACGCTGCTGATTCTCATCCCGCTGCCGTTCGTGCTGGCCGCGGTGCTGCGCTCGAAACTCGTGGCCCGGCCGGTCATGTTCCGGTCGGTGTTCTTCCTGCCGGTGCTGACGTCGCTGGTGGTTGTCGGCGTCATCTTCTCGCTCCTGCTGACCACGCACGGGCTGCTGAACAGTTTCCTCGGCCTGTTCGGGCTTCCGCAGCAGGGCTGGCTGGAGACCCGGCATCTGGCGATCCCGGCGATGATCATCATGGCCACCTGGCGATGGACCGGCATCAACATCATCTACTTCACCACCGGGTTGTCGAACATCCCGAACGAGCTCT
This portion of the Phytoactinopolyspora mesophila genome encodes:
- a CDS encoding FadR/GntR family transcriptional regulator, translated to MDQNDEAGGHTVETEAELNTHERVVSRLEELVFRELEPGSELPSESELSADLSVSRLTVREAVRSLQARGLIEVRHGKRPIVARLSSAAVQDFFAASLRQGPRTMLELLEVRRALEVQITALAAGRVNRTAASAMSQALDDMRANTGDPDAFDLADVRFHEALAAASGNQIMTFLIEAMAHPMRASRMQSRRGHVARNRPLVQVIDEHTRIYDLVISGDATGAAAAMRDHLDQTEHSLWTAIDLPPDDDATP
- a CDS encoding ABC transporter substrate-binding protein → MGLSSVLILGLAFATACGGDDGGNPSGDSGQGGGEGQDIELEFWTFVDAHTDFMQARADEFNAQNDEYNIVLDASVADFEEMHDRLLVAMQTGAGAPDIVDIEIQRFATFLRGEVPLHPLTDIVDNHRDQLVEERTAPYRADGVEYGIDYHLGTWVMYYNNEILEEAGVDVDDIVSWDDYIEAGKQVVANTDAWMAPVETTDRFSVIGLMLQNGGGTYDENNELILDSQENIDALQLIADMVHEHEIATVSAGGQVHDEAFYQAMNAGEYASVWMPQWFVTRFWDFMPETEGHILIRPLPEFEPGGFISTMGGGTGTAITKQIDDDKLDAAKQFLEFAKLSYDAQVALWTELGFDPFRNDVYEDEALLEADPWFGGEQVMTNLEGMFDRLAPEYTGPRYPEAILQLRDVVAYDVIEQGADPGEALRKAAEEVRSIDD
- a CDS encoding carbohydrate ABC transporter permease; the encoded protein is METSTLSREERRSRSRPKRPFLHRPPVVAAIFLLPFLVLFGIFRVWAVGYAVVLSFQDIEGVGVSDWTGFDNYRRLLSDSTFFLALRNTALYTLGTLLILIPLPFVLAAVLRSKLVARPVMFRSVFFLPVLTSLVVVGVIFSLLLTTHGLLNSFLGLFGLPQQGWLETRHLAIPAMIIMATWRWTGINIIYFTTGLSNIPNELYESASVDGAGALRKFWYLSVPLSKPIILFVTILTIFGGFQLFVEPLILWGTGGGPGQGGLSVVMHLYRTAFTSFQLGYASAIGVVLALMIIVLSLVVLKLFGFFKKD